Proteins encoded within one genomic window of Petrotoga sibirica DSM 13575:
- a CDS encoding 4-hydroxy-tetrahydrodipicolinate reductase: protein MKIGIVGYKGRMGKEIRDLFEEKSHEFVWGYDKDGEYFQKNPQIIIDFSLPEVFEKTEEYVKKFNVPLIIGTTGLQEEQIEALKALAKEVPVVQSYNFSIGIQLFLKMVDILKDKIDGWDVEIVETHHRFKKDKPSGTAKMIKESLNKDVPISSLRLGNVAGDHVLYMANLGEVLSISHRALSRRAFAEGVLKSAKFVINKKNGYFTFTDVI from the coding sequence ATGAAGATAGGCATAGTCGGATACAAAGGAAGAATGGGAAAAGAGATAAGAGACCTCTTTGAAGAGAAGAGCCATGAATTTGTCTGGGGATACGACAAAGATGGTGAGTATTTTCAAAAAAACCCTCAAATTATTATCGATTTTTCACTTCCTGAAGTTTTTGAAAAAACTGAAGAATACGTGAAAAAATTTAACGTTCCATTGATCATTGGAACAACAGGACTTCAAGAGGAACAAATTGAAGCTTTAAAGGCTTTAGCTAAAGAGGTACCAGTAGTTCAAAGCTACAACTTTTCAATCGGCATACAATTATTTTTAAAAATGGTAGATATTTTGAAAGACAAAATCGATGGTTGGGACGTTGAGATAGTTGAAACACACCATAGATTTAAAAAAGATAAACCTTCTGGAACAGCCAAGATGATAAAAGAAAGCTTGAATAAAGATGTTCCTATAAGCTCATTAAGACTCGGGAATGTAGCAGGCGACCATGTATTGTACATGGCAAACTTGGGAGAAGTTCTCAGTATTTCTCATAGAGCTTTATCAAGAAGAGCCTTCGCAGAAGGTGTTCTTAAATCGGCAAAGTTTGTAATAAATAAAAAGAATGGGTATTTTACCTTTACCGACGTAATTTAA
- the dapA gene encoding 4-hydroxy-tetrahydrodipicolinate synthase, which translates to MFTGLGTAMITPFDQETNVDYNSLRSFVEYQLDNGVDSLIVLGTTGEAPAIEEDEREKIVNTVIEVVNKKVPVIVGTGTNNVNHVLKNNKMAESAGADGLLIVTPYYNKSTQKGLVEYFKYISERTTLPIIMYNVPSRTGMNIIPETAVSIHENCKNVIGVKEASGNIAQIGELFSIKPDSLKVFSGNDDQVLPIMSLGGDGLISVASNVAPRPFVELTHSILNNDLEKARKLNNQFMKLNKLLFKEVNPIPVKYAVSLLGLCENVVRLPLVKASQETEKLLKEEMERLNLL; encoded by the coding sequence ATGTTTACTGGTCTTGGAACAGCTATGATCACACCTTTCGACCAAGAAACAAACGTCGATTATAATTCACTAAGATCTTTTGTTGAATATCAGCTTGATAACGGTGTTGACAGTTTAATAGTTTTGGGAACTACTGGAGAAGCACCTGCCATTGAAGAAGATGAAAGAGAAAAAATAGTCAACACAGTAATAGAAGTTGTTAATAAAAAGGTCCCCGTTATTGTAGGAACAGGAACAAACAATGTGAATCATGTTTTGAAAAACAATAAAATGGCGGAAAGTGCTGGAGCTGATGGTTTATTAATCGTTACTCCCTACTATAATAAGAGCACACAAAAGGGATTGGTAGAATATTTTAAATACATCTCTGAAAGAACAACTTTACCAATAATAATGTACAACGTTCCTTCGAGAACCGGCATGAATATAATTCCAGAAACAGCTGTTTCTATTCACGAAAACTGTAAAAACGTTATTGGAGTGAAAGAAGCTAGCGGTAATATAGCTCAAATAGGAGAATTATTTTCTATAAAACCAGATTCTCTTAAGGTGTTTTCAGGAAACGACGATCAAGTCCTTCCTATAATGAGTTTAGGCGGAGATGGGCTTATCTCGGTTGCATCCAATGTTGCCCCAAGACCTTTCGTTGAATTAACCCATAGCATTCTCAACAACGATTTAGAAAAGGCTAGAAAATTAAACAATCAATTTATGAAACTTAACAAACTTTTATTCAAAGAGGTTAATCCCATTCCTGTCAAATATGCCGTTTCTTTACTGGGCTTATGCGAAAATGTCGTGAGATTACCATTGGTGAAAGCAAGCCAAGAAACAGAGAAACTTTTAAAAGAAGAGATGGAAAGGTTGAATCTTTTATGA
- the lysA gene encoding diaminopimelate decarboxylase: MQVLKKELPFSEENINNLLKNVQTPFYLYDEEGIRNRIRALKDAFSWADFKEFFAVKATPNPYILKIAKEEGCGVDCSSMAELVAAEKSGFVKNEILFTSNDTPLQEYEKALSLNAILNLDDVSHIDLLKEKYTLPDLISIRYNPGGDFGNEIIGNLKESKFGVPKNDLIKGYRRLKDYGVQRFGLHAMLISNELNPQNIIKVAQFLFETAVEVHKKLGIYFEFIDLGGGFGIPYKPEEKELDIYYVSQQIKSLYENILLKNGLKPPKIFMEHGRYITGPNGYLITKVLHIKDSYKKYAGIDANSANLLRPAMYKAYHHITVLNKNPDEEKEMYDVVGSLCENNDKLATDRLLPKLERGDVLIFHDVGAHGYSMGFNYNGKLRSAEYLFTKEREFKMIRRAETLDDYFATLNF; the protein is encoded by the coding sequence GTGCAGGTTTTGAAAAAAGAACTTCCATTTTCAGAGGAAAATATAAATAATCTCTTAAAGAACGTACAAACACCTTTTTATCTCTACGATGAAGAAGGTATAAGAAATAGAATAAGAGCCTTAAAAGACGCCTTTTCTTGGGCGGATTTCAAAGAATTTTTTGCTGTGAAGGCAACCCCTAATCCCTATATTTTAAAGATCGCAAAAGAAGAAGGTTGTGGAGTCGATTGCAGCTCAATGGCTGAATTAGTGGCAGCAGAAAAAAGCGGATTTGTAAAAAACGAGATCCTCTTTACATCCAACGACACCCCTTTACAAGAGTATGAAAAGGCTTTATCCTTAAACGCCATATTGAATCTTGACGATGTAAGCCATATCGATTTATTAAAAGAAAAGTATACGTTACCTGATTTGATATCTATCAGGTACAATCCAGGCGGGGATTTTGGAAACGAGATAATAGGGAATTTAAAGGAATCAAAATTCGGAGTGCCAAAAAATGATCTTATAAAAGGATACAGGAGACTCAAAGATTATGGGGTTCAAAGGTTCGGACTGCATGCGATGCTGATTTCAAACGAATTGAACCCTCAAAATATAATAAAAGTCGCTCAATTTCTTTTTGAAACGGCTGTAGAAGTCCATAAAAAATTAGGAATATATTTTGAATTCATAGATCTCGGTGGTGGTTTTGGTATACCTTATAAACCCGAAGAGAAGGAACTTGATATATATTATGTTTCACAACAAATAAAAAGTTTGTATGAGAATATTTTATTAAAAAATGGACTAAAGCCTCCAAAGATATTCATGGAGCATGGAAGATACATTACAGGGCCTAATGGCTACTTAATAACCAAAGTATTGCATATAAAAGATTCCTATAAAAAATATGCTGGAATTGACGCCAACTCTGCAAATTTATTGAGACCTGCTATGTATAAGGCGTATCATCATATAACGGTTTTAAACAAAAACCCTGATGAAGAAAAAGAGATGTACGATGTGGTGGGATCGTTATGCGAAAATAACGACAAACTAGCAACAGATCGATTATTACCAAAATTGGAACGGGGAGACGTACTAATTTTTCACGATGTAGGTGCACATGGGTACTCCATGGGATTCAACTATAACGGAAAATTAAGATCTGCTGAGTATTTGTTCACCAAAGAAAGAGAATTCAAAATGATAAGAAGAGCCGAAACGTTGGATGATTACTTTGCTACTTTAAATTTCTAA
- a CDS encoding aspartate-semialdehyde dehydrogenase gives MKVGVVGATGEVGRTFLKLFEEYKLINEISELRLFASERSQGQEIEVGSKRYTVEKLKEENMKEKFDYLFFSAGASVSKRFAPIAQQSGNVVIDNSSQFRMDEKVPLVVPEVNAELLKNYKGIIANPNCSTIQMVLALNGIHRELGLKEIVVSTYQAVSGAGNKGITELLNQEKGINEVRHFPKVIKNNVIPLIGEKMENGFTFEEEKMINETRKIYSDKEIKIFPTTVRVPVLYGHSESIFFRTKIDSTVDEIIKYIESTPNVEYNEEKITPVEVAGSDITFVSRIRKIEEKTFLMWVIADNIRVGAATNAIRILQKHRELN, from the coding sequence TTGAAAGTTGGAGTTGTAGGAGCTACCGGTGAGGTAGGAAGAACATTTTTAAAGCTATTTGAAGAATACAAACTAATAAATGAAATTTCCGAATTACGTTTGTTTGCATCTGAAAGATCTCAAGGGCAGGAGATTGAGGTAGGTTCTAAAAGATACACCGTGGAAAAGTTAAAAGAAGAAAATATGAAAGAGAAGTTTGATTACCTTTTTTTCTCGGCTGGAGCCTCAGTGTCAAAAAGATTTGCCCCAATAGCTCAACAATCAGGTAATGTTGTTATAGACAATTCTTCACAATTTAGGATGGACGAAAAGGTCCCACTTGTTGTTCCAGAAGTTAATGCAGAGTTGTTGAAAAATTACAAAGGAATAATTGCGAACCCTAACTGTTCTACTATTCAAATGGTTTTAGCCCTTAACGGTATCCATCGTGAGTTAGGTTTAAAAGAGATAGTTGTATCTACATACCAGGCAGTATCCGGTGCTGGAAACAAGGGTATAACCGAGCTTTTAAACCAAGAAAAAGGCATAAACGAAGTAAGACATTTCCCAAAGGTTATAAAAAACAACGTTATACCTTTGATAGGCGAAAAAATGGAGAATGGGTTTACTTTTGAAGAAGAAAAGATGATAAACGAAACCAGAAAAATCTATTCTGATAAAGAGATTAAAATATTTCCAACTACCGTTAGAGTGCCTGTTCTCTACGGTCATTCCGAATCCATTTTCTTTAGAACAAAGATAGATTCTACCGTTGATGAGATTATAAAATATATTGAATCAACCCCAAACGTCGAGTACAACGAGGAAAAAATCACCCCTGTAGAAGTTGCAGGAAGTGATATCACATTTGTCTCTAGAATAAGAAAGATCGAAGAAAAAACTTTTTTGATGTGGGTAATAGCGGATAATATAAGAGTTGGTGCTGCTACCAATGCAATTAGAATACTTCAAAAACACAGGGAATTGAATTGA
- a CDS encoding HPP family protein: MNKNSNIFVKFKENWKKYVIQSLLATVTIFFILLILNVQDRPIIVSSLGASTFIVFAMPQSMVAKTRNLVGGHAVGFICGTIFSLLLNSNFVFSNLSYALAVGLSTFIMVIIDTEHPPAAGTALSLSINGFSLNAFLSVFISVTILSVVHHFLKPYMIDLI, encoded by the coding sequence TTGAACAAAAATTCTAATATTTTTGTAAAGTTTAAAGAAAATTGGAAGAAGTATGTTATTCAAAGTTTGTTGGCTACCGTCACGATTTTTTTCATACTTCTGATTTTAAATGTTCAAGACAGGCCCATAATAGTCAGTTCTTTAGGGGCATCGACTTTTATAGTTTTTGCGATGCCACAAAGTATGGTCGCTAAGACTAGAAACTTGGTGGGTGGACATGCCGTAGGATTTATATGCGGAACTATTTTTTCTCTTTTGCTTAACAGTAATTTTGTATTCTCTAATTTATCGTACGCCCTCGCAGTAGGTCTATCAACATTTATCATGGTTATCATAGATACAGAACATCCTCCAGCTGCAGGTACGGCATTGAGTTTGAGTATAAACGGTTTTAGTTTAAATGCATTTTTGTCTGTCTTTATTAGTGTAACAATCTTGTCGGTTGTCCATCATTTTTTAAAACCTTATATGATAGATTTAATATAA
- a CDS encoding BamA/OMP85 family outer membrane protein, with translation MKKHFLLFAVFLIAGFAFSITLLNDISYNVDISYAATDVERVLTNYGIQEGFYIGDVDIRLALQEILKLGYFTSVSYNLDDNGNLEIIFKPNPIVSNYEVEILGNELIDKKNIRSSISLNTNIPLNLNDYQTSMKNIQDLYIKNGYQFVDIYSNLKMTGDGITLEATEINNKEYSSDTLVFIVKEYSLWDLDLRGELSKLDKEDIKKRIGFDFRKDWNNKFFLLRPNAKETYPSFQKIQNILNSLNQIPFFSANTNLRFEVTEVEENKGGELLLVLEGNLRKVVSQEPVTVNSISFVGNESIEDFRLNEVVNKFVPIGEPVNNLDILNAYDNVQKLYYDSGYIYTLITPKYQDEELIFEITEPKVGDVQITQEATAKTQPYIVDSLVKIKPGEVFNQQKLQDTYTSFMGTGFFKDVIIQPIQQGEDVIGFKITPIESEKLGKLMGGITWTLPEDAEWYQGFTGELEVQWLNPFGYGQTFSLNTSLNPLRNYYSVGFDYNVIKLAGSNLDLGAGIHYTVSEDGEYYSNIGEDATNYLSLSVAPRYSIQDFSYITSSFTYNNYTLVAGDNLNVISGSVGYLYNSLDSPFRPHKGQYFQINGIGGVETSNANYYIGANTEGKLFYSFYKFTLGNRLKLGTVYNSNIDSNLHYQYNVGGMYSVRTSDFYAQEGENVLLFNTELAYELATGQVPLDLIAYFDYGSAQNDVSNLIGDGILSFGGGLRFTIPLFGQIGFGYGWDQDLEGKVWFGFGQTF, from the coding sequence ATGAAAAAACATTTTCTTCTATTTGCTGTCTTTCTCATCGCAGGATTTGCATTTTCAATAACCCTTTTAAACGACATTTCTTACAACGTTGACATATCTTATGCAGCGACGGATGTGGAAAGGGTGTTAACAAATTATGGTATACAGGAAGGCTTCTATATTGGGGATGTAGATATCAGATTAGCCCTTCAAGAAATATTAAAGTTAGGTTATTTTACCTCAGTGTCTTACAATTTGGATGATAATGGGAATCTAGAAATCATATTTAAGCCCAATCCTATTGTATCAAATTATGAAGTTGAGATCTTAGGGAATGAATTGATAGACAAAAAAAATATTCGTTCGTCGATCAGTTTAAACACAAATATTCCATTGAATCTAAACGATTATCAAACCTCTATGAAAAACATACAAGATTTGTATATAAAAAACGGTTATCAATTCGTTGATATATACTCCAATCTAAAAATGACGGGGGATGGAATCACCTTAGAAGCAACAGAGATAAACAATAAAGAATATTCATCTGATACTTTGGTTTTCATCGTTAAAGAGTATTCTCTTTGGGATTTAGACTTAAGGGGGGAGTTATCCAAACTGGATAAAGAAGACATAAAGAAAAGAATTGGTTTTGATTTTAGAAAAGATTGGAACAATAAATTCTTCTTGCTTAGGCCCAACGCCAAAGAAACTTACCCAAGTTTTCAAAAGATTCAAAATATATTGAACTCGTTAAATCAAATACCGTTTTTCTCCGCAAATACTAATTTGCGTTTCGAAGTAACCGAAGTAGAAGAGAACAAAGGTGGAGAGTTATTACTTGTTTTAGAAGGTAACTTAAGAAAAGTTGTTTCCCAAGAGCCGGTAACAGTAAATAGTATCTCTTTTGTTGGAAATGAAAGTATAGAAGATTTTAGATTGAATGAGGTTGTAAATAAGTTTGTCCCAATAGGAGAACCAGTAAATAATTTAGACATTCTGAACGCTTACGATAACGTCCAAAAACTTTATTATGACAGCGGATATATTTACACCTTAATTACCCCTAAATACCAAGATGAGGAGTTAATATTTGAAATAACAGAACCAAAGGTAGGAGACGTCCAAATAACTCAGGAAGCAACCGCTAAAACCCAACCGTACATAGTTGATTCTTTAGTTAAGATAAAACCAGGCGAAGTTTTTAACCAGCAAAAGTTACAAGATACGTATACATCCTTCATGGGAACTGGATTTTTTAAAGACGTTATAATACAGCCCATTCAGCAGGGCGAAGATGTAATAGGTTTCAAGATAACCCCCATAGAAAGTGAAAAATTAGGAAAATTAATGGGAGGTATAACCTGGACCTTACCAGAAGATGCCGAATGGTATCAAGGTTTTACGGGCGAGCTAGAGGTTCAATGGTTAAATCCTTTTGGATACGGACAAACATTTTCTCTTAACACATCTTTGAATCCTTTGAGAAATTACTATTCTGTTGGATTCGATTACAATGTTATTAAGTTGGCTGGTAGCAATCTTGATTTAGGTGCTGGCATACATTATACGGTAAGTGAAGATGGAGAGTATTATTCGAACATTGGAGAAGATGCAACGAACTATCTGTCATTATCTGTAGCTCCAAGATACAGTATACAAGACTTCTCTTACATAACGAGTTCTTTTACCTACAATAACTACACATTGGTAGCGGGAGACAATCTTAATGTAATTTCTGGATCTGTCGGGTACCTATACAACAGTTTAGACAGCCCTTTTAGACCACATAAAGGTCAATATTTCCAAATAAACGGCATCGGTGGGGTTGAAACAAGCAATGCCAATTACTATATTGGTGCCAACACTGAAGGTAAATTGTTTTACAGTTTTTATAAATTCACTTTGGGAAATAGACTAAAATTAGGTACCGTGTATAATTCTAACATCGATTCTAACCTTCACTATCAATACAATGTGGGAGGAATGTACTCTGTAAGGACTTCTGATTTTTACGCACAGGAAGGAGAAAATGTGCTTTTATTCAACACCGAGTTGGCTTATGAACTTGCCACAGGCCAAGTTCCTTTAGATCTTATCGCCTATTTTGATTACGGTAGTGCTCAAAATGACGTTAGTAACCTTATTGGGGACGGTATCCTGTCTTTTGGCGGTGGATTAAGGTTCACAATTCCTTTATTTGGACAAATAGGCTTCGGATATGGATGGGATCAGGACTTAGAAGGAAAGGTTTGGTTCGGTTTCGGGCAGACCTTTTAA
- the thyX gene encoding FAD-dependent thymidylate synthase: MINDNNCIKVLDKGFVTLVDIMGDDRSAVRAARVSHGKDISTDERDRKLIDYLMEHGHLSPFEHITFTFHVKAPIFVVRQWFRHRIGMSPNEISRRYTSKNVNEFYVPDHIRLQDTKDKQNSILVNDEKLKNEAIEVLEEIYKKSYEAYEKLINMGVAREMARIILPVGEYTEFYLTTNARALMHFLDLRASSHAQWEIQEYAKALAQFFQKTCPWSYDAYLKHQYKGDLLKLLQ; encoded by the coding sequence ATGATTAATGACAACAATTGTATAAAAGTGCTAGATAAAGGTTTTGTTACCCTTGTTGATATTATGGGAGATGACAGATCTGCGGTTAGGGCTGCCAGAGTCTCACACGGAAAAGATATATCTACCGATGAGAGGGATAGAAAACTCATAGACTACTTGATGGAACATGGACATCTTTCCCCCTTTGAACATATCACTTTTACATTTCATGTTAAAGCACCCATCTTTGTTGTTAGGCAATGGTTCCGCCATAGGATAGGAATGTCTCCCAATGAAATAAGTAGAAGATACACATCAAAAAATGTCAACGAGTTTTATGTCCCGGATCATATAAGGCTGCAGGACACAAAAGATAAGCAAAATAGTATCCTTGTTAATGATGAAAAATTAAAAAATGAAGCAATTGAAGTTTTAGAAGAAATTTACAAAAAAAGTTACGAGGCTTATGAGAAACTTATAAATATGGGTGTAGCTAGAGAAATGGCACGTATTATACTACCCGTAGGGGAATACACTGAGTTTTATTTAACTACCAATGCTAGAGCATTGATGCATTTCTTGGATTTAAGGGCGTCTTCACACGCACAATGGGAAATTCAAGAGTACGCTAAGGCTTTGGCGCAATTTTTTCAAAAAACTTGTCCTTGGAGTTATGACGCTTATTTGAAGCATCAGTATAAAGGGGACCTTTTAAAGTTGCTTCAATAG
- a CDS encoding tetratricopeptide repeat protein: MYRSIKISFLIFSIFFISLPIYAGTLDSYVYTFDTDELLVSSQRSLNVLGLYLKYYETGNEEYKTAANQTRPYILSSLKPDDSAALNVLSEYQPGNQVESINRIEILINNYPNSVILNALKILFNFEVWEKFNNMEAFKKILSSIDTIEKTIGENPFSIYYKSILTWEEENLQEKENIFENLEKAFFSYPSNRKIQELLIVQAFELGKYERVKQLSTDYVNRSQKDERIMFLIALSYYNLDEKSESRKIVDWILQNSNKKTVLSKSYELLGDISETNSQKVNYYKTAIDLDPENAEALAKLGITLYKSNKATTDNLTISRIYLTKALMYDPDNSDIKETLNTIDRKLSGKHFLTTLLTLFIVILAIFYIVFRFGSKEDSLTASKEERN; this comes from the coding sequence ATGTATCGATCTATTAAAATATCTTTTCTTATTTTTTCTATTTTTTTTATATCTTTGCCTATTTACGCAGGTACTTTGGATAGCTACGTTTATACTTTTGATACTGATGAATTATTAGTTTCATCCCAGAGAAGTTTGAACGTTTTGGGATTGTATTTAAAATATTATGAAACAGGTAATGAAGAATATAAAACTGCAGCTAATCAAACAAGGCCTTATATACTTTCTTCTTTAAAACCTGATGATTCAGCAGCTTTAAACGTTCTTTCAGAGTACCAACCTGGTAATCAGGTGGAGAGTATCAATAGGATTGAGATATTAATCAATAATTACCCCAACTCAGTGATTCTTAATGCTCTCAAAATTTTATTTAATTTCGAAGTCTGGGAAAAATTCAACAACATGGAAGCATTTAAGAAAATTTTAAGTTCTATTGATACAATAGAGAAAACAATTGGCGAGAACCCCTTTTCAATTTATTACAAGTCAATTCTAACTTGGGAAGAGGAAAACCTTCAAGAAAAAGAAAACATATTCGAGAATCTGGAAAAAGCCTTTTTTTCTTATCCTTCAAACAGAAAAATTCAAGAATTGCTTATAGTTCAAGCATTTGAATTAGGCAAGTATGAAAGGGTGAAACAACTCTCAACGGATTATGTGAATCGTTCACAAAAAGACGAAAGAATAATGTTTTTAATAGCCCTTTCATATTACAACTTGGATGAAAAATCAGAATCAAGAAAAATTGTCGATTGGATTCTTCAAAATTCTAATAAAAAAACCGTTCTCTCGAAAAGTTATGAGCTTTTGGGCGATATTTCAGAAACCAACTCTCAGAAAGTAAATTATTATAAGACCGCTATCGATCTTGATCCTGAAAATGCAGAAGCTTTAGCTAAGCTTGGAATAACTTTGTACAAGAGTAATAAAGCCACCACTGACAATTTGACAATTTCAAGAATTTATTTAACAAAAGCACTCATGTATGATCCGGATAACTCTGATATAAAAGAAACTTTGAACACTATAGACAGAAAACTTTCCGGAAAACATTTCTTGACCACGTTGTTAACTTTATTTATAGTAATTTTGGCTATATTCTATATTGTATTCAGATTTGGGAGTAAAGAAGACAGCCTCACGGCAAGTAAGGAGGAAAGAAATTGA
- a CDS encoding DUF342 domain-containing protein encodes MAKYNLRISEDGMVASLKLIDDGRPPTIEGIKSFLKEKGVVVGIKPEVIEEIVSQPKYDKEYSIAYGIPPKVGQDAQLIFQQNIEEKLNSTVNSYVDLKESSQLIIVKRGDTLAEIIPPTQGEPGKTVRGEKIEGIVGKDLKLKLGNNVEVNNNKIISKIDGKFVSKEEPNGEINLDVSDEHKIDGNIDYSTGNVRFPGKLFINGDVKSGFFVEAISYLEIKGVVESATVFCEGEANIFGIKGAGKSSIKAKILRSNYIENANVEAEEDVIVKTAIVNSNIKAGKHVIIEGGNGKISGGYTLATNLIEAEILGSEMGVRTVCEAGVLPDLNEELIKLEQKIALDTENLRKLSSIIKGIQILKEKGKADAKRLEYYRKCLNTYKILLSEVKTDKEKLEEIKNKIQSSIESAFIIAKKVVHPGTEIIIHKKKFIPTKPMTKVVFKLEGEEIVPHGYQEETNVPR; translated from the coding sequence ATGGCTAAATATAATCTGCGAATCTCTGAAGATGGTATGGTGGCATCTTTAAAATTAATAGACGATGGACGACCACCTACTATTGAAGGAATAAAATCTTTCCTAAAAGAGAAAGGGGTGGTAGTAGGGATAAAGCCAGAAGTTATTGAAGAAATTGTCTCTCAACCCAAATATGATAAGGAATATTCTATTGCTTATGGAATACCTCCCAAGGTTGGGCAAGATGCGCAGTTAATCTTTCAGCAGAATATTGAAGAAAAGCTTAATAGTACCGTAAATAGCTATGTTGATTTAAAAGAAAGTAGCCAATTGATAATTGTAAAAAGAGGAGATACACTAGCAGAAATAATTCCTCCAACGCAAGGCGAGCCCGGAAAAACAGTACGGGGTGAAAAGATCGAAGGTATTGTGGGAAAAGATTTAAAACTAAAGTTAGGCAATAACGTCGAAGTAAACAACAATAAAATAATCTCAAAGATAGATGGGAAGTTTGTTAGTAAAGAAGAGCCGAATGGTGAGATAAATTTAGATGTTTCTGACGAACATAAGATAGATGGGAATATTGATTACTCTACAGGTAATGTCCGCTTTCCAGGAAAATTGTTCATCAACGGGGATGTTAAATCGGGTTTTTTTGTTGAGGCTATTTCTTATTTAGAGATCAAGGGTGTGGTCGAATCTGCTACGGTATTTTGTGAAGGGGAAGCCAATATATTCGGAATAAAAGGTGCAGGAAAAAGTTCTATAAAGGCTAAAATCTTGAGGAGCAACTACATTGAAAACGCCAATGTTGAAGCAGAAGAAGATGTAATTGTTAAAACAGCCATCGTCAATTCTAATATAAAAGCAGGTAAACATGTCATTATTGAGGGTGGTAACGGAAAGATTTCAGGTGGATATACTTTAGCTACCAACCTCATCGAAGCGGAAATATTGGGAAGCGAAATGGGTGTCAGAACTGTCTGTGAGGCGGGTGTCTTACCCGACCTAAACGAAGAGTTAATTAAATTAGAACAAAAAATTGCCCTCGATACGGAAAATCTTAGGAAACTAAGTTCTATAATCAAAGGGATCCAAATTTTAAAAGAAAAAGGTAAAGCAGACGCAAAGAGGTTAGAATACTACAGGAAATGCCTTAACACCTATAAAATTCTTTTATCAGAAGTAAAAACAGATAAAGAAAAGCTGGAGGAGATTAAAAATAAAATTCAATCTTCTATAGAATCTGCATTTATTATCGCAAAAAAAGTGGTACACCCAGGGACTGAAATAATCATACACAAGAAAAAATTTATACCCACGAAGCCGATGACAAAGGTAGTTTTTAAACTCGAGGGTGAAGAGATAGTTCCTCACGGTTATCAAGAGGAAACAAATGTTCCCAGATAA
- a CDS encoding epoxyqueuosine reductase QueH has product MKIFLHVCCAPDLTVSYRKLVEQGYDPVVFFYNPNIYPAQEYSKRLNEVKKLRDIWGFQLYEGDYEPEKFLERIKGENNSLKRPEGGSRKGSPNRCYECMKLRLEKTKAETKRLNFSLYSTTLLASPRKSHSDILEIANNLGKEENPSFKYVNFRSNNGVHMAAILCKTYNIYRQNYCGCSFSLNESKRYEEESKQKNYKNLVELISEELTQKYFKYYKKDLLRIPQDIPAKLLENVGLHFLKYLKPQIILMKKEIAQDFNIVTSSRYKIDNWKGKVILW; this is encoded by the coding sequence TTGAAGATTTTCTTACATGTTTGTTGTGCACCTGATCTCACGGTTTCTTATAGAAAATTAGTAGAACAGGGATACGATCCCGTTGTGTTTTTTTATAATCCGAATATTTATCCTGCTCAAGAATATTCAAAAAGGTTGAATGAAGTTAAAAAATTAAGAGATATTTGGGGTTTTCAACTCTACGAAGGAGATTATGAACCCGAGAAGTTTTTAGAAAGGATCAAGGGGGAAAACAACAGCCTCAAGCGCCCCGAAGGGGGTTCAAGGAAAGGCAGCCCGAATAGATGTTATGAATGTATGAAGTTGAGGCTTGAAAAGACGAAAGCTGAAACTAAACGGTTGAATTTTTCGTTGTATTCAACGACTCTTCTTGCTTCCCCTCGAAAGTCTCACAGCGATATTTTAGAAATAGCGAACAATTTAGGCAAAGAAGAAAATCCATCTTTTAAGTATGTAAATTTCAGGTCCAATAACGGCGTTCATATGGCAGCAATACTATGTAAGACTTACAATATCTACCGTCAAAATTACTGTGGTTGTTCTTTTTCTTTGAATGAATCAAAAAGATATGAAGAGGAGTCTAAACAAAAAAATTATAAGAATTTAGTTGAGTTAATTAGCGAAGAATTAACACAAAAATACTTTAAATATTACAAAAAAGACTTGCTTAGAATTCCACAAGATATTCCAGCAAAACTTTTAGAAAATGTTGGATTGCACTTTTTGAAATATTTGAAACCTCAAATCATCTTAATGAAAAAGGAAATAGCCCAAGATTTTAACATCGTTACAAGTTCCAGATACAAGATCGACAATTGGAAAGGGAAGGTAATATTATGGTGA